The Candidatus Hydrogenedentota bacterium genome has a window encoding:
- a CDS encoding immunoglobulin domain-containing protein has protein sequence MTEIYVPEGSSASFKILVAGAEGSLSYQWYRHTEDKALDAIPNGVDPIYSIASVSYEDIGQYQCEVNDSVLDESAWSPIFTLGIISGVPIAGLAGLALLGAVSAVMGVSVLRKRR, from the coding sequence TTGACCGAGATCTATGTCCCCGAAGGCTCATCGGCTTCCTTCAAGATTCTTGTCGCGGGTGCGGAAGGCAGCCTGTCCTATCAATGGTATCGTCACACGGAAGACAAGGCGCTTGACGCCATTCCGAACGGTGTTGATCCCATTTATAGCATTGCTTCCGTTTCCTATGAAGATATCGGTCAGTATCAGTGTGAAGTAAATGATAGTGTCCTTGACGAATCGGCATGGTCGCCTATCTTCACGCTGGGCATTATTTCCGGTGTACCCATTGCGGGTCTTGCCGGCCTGGCACTGCTTGGCGCGGTCTCCGCTGTGATGGGCGTATCGGTCCTACGTAAACGCCGTTAA